A DNA window from Hydrogenophaga taeniospiralis contains the following coding sequences:
- the mreD gene encoding rod shape-determining protein MreD encodes MIMRPGQQLLLPANPAFIWFSLLGALMLNMLMNIGLWGRAAWTPDLLVVALVFWSVHQPLRIGVGVAFAFGLAMDVHQGALLGQHALAYTVMGYFAIFMHRRLLWFGVPTQAVQVLPLFLCAQVLVLLVRMASGGTFPGWPVFLAPFIEAALWPVASVLLLAPQRRAPNPDDNRPL; translated from the coding sequence ATGATCATGCGCCCTGGTCAGCAGTTGCTGCTGCCCGCCAACCCGGCTTTCATCTGGTTCAGCCTGCTCGGCGCCCTGATGCTCAACATGCTGATGAACATCGGCCTGTGGGGGCGCGCGGCCTGGACGCCCGATCTGCTGGTCGTGGCCCTGGTGTTCTGGAGCGTGCACCAGCCCCTGCGCATCGGAGTGGGCGTGGCGTTTGCCTTTGGCCTGGCCATGGATGTGCACCAGGGCGCCCTGCTCGGCCAGCACGCGCTGGCCTACACCGTGATGGGCTATTTCGCCATCTTCATGCACCGGCGCCTGCTGTGGTTCGGGGTGCCGACGCAGGCGGTGCAGGTGCTGCCGCTGTTCCTTTGCGCGCAAGTGCTGGTGCTGCTGGTGCGCATGGCTTCGGGTGGCACGTTTCCGGGCTGGCCGGTTTTCCTGGCCCCGTTCATCGAAGCCGCGCTCTGGCCCGTGGCCAGCGTGCTGTTGCTCGCGCCGCAGCGGCGCGCGCCGAACCCCGACGACAACCGACCTCTATGA
- the mreC gene encoding rod shape-determining protein MreC has protein sequence MPLGTLDRTPPPFFKQGPSAMSKLMVFSAVALFLMVADMRFRLAAPVRAAMATALYPVQWLVLQPVQAVGTAGGYLTSLHRAQQNESEALQRLAAQAGNALQLEQLQLENQRLRELLAMRERLSAQATGAQVLYDAADPYSRKVVIDRGQTHGIEAGSPVIDESGVLGQVTRVYPLLSEVTLLTDRDQAIPVLNTRTSVRDVAFGQPSSDGDGLELRYTLASADIEAGDLLTTSGVDGVYPPGLPVARVARVEKRAESSFARVVCTPLARTQGTLHVLVLSPLAHTLPPAPPPQEPAGRPRRGGPLDSPGGRSAAP, from the coding sequence ATGCCACTGGGCACCCTGGACCGCACACCGCCCCCCTTTTTCAAGCAGGGGCCGTCGGCCATGTCCAAGCTCATGGTGTTCAGCGCGGTCGCGCTGTTCCTGATGGTGGCCGACATGCGCTTCCGGCTCGCGGCGCCGGTGCGCGCGGCCATGGCGACCGCCCTCTACCCGGTGCAGTGGCTGGTGCTGCAACCGGTGCAGGCGGTGGGCACGGCCGGGGGGTATCTCACGTCCCTGCACCGGGCGCAACAAAACGAAAGCGAAGCACTCCAGCGGCTGGCGGCCCAGGCCGGCAACGCGTTGCAGCTGGAGCAGCTCCAGCTCGAAAATCAGCGCCTGCGCGAGCTGCTGGCCATGCGCGAACGCCTCAGCGCGCAGGCCACCGGCGCCCAGGTGCTGTACGACGCGGCCGACCCGTACTCGCGCAAGGTCGTGATCGACCGTGGCCAGACCCATGGCATCGAGGCCGGCTCACCGGTGATCGACGAAAGCGGCGTGCTGGGCCAGGTCACGCGCGTCTACCCGCTGCTGTCCGAGGTCACGCTGCTGACCGACCGGGATCAGGCCATCCCGGTGCTCAACACGCGCACCAGCGTGCGTGACGTGGCGTTCGGCCAGCCTTCTTCCGACGGCGATGGCCTGGAGCTGCGCTACACCCTGGCCAGCGCCGACATCGAGGCGGGCGACCTGCTGACCACCAGTGGCGTGGACGGGGTGTACCCGCCGGGCCTGCCGGTGGCGCGGGTGGCGCGGGTGGAAAAGCGCGCCGAGTCGTCCTTCGCCCGGGTCGTGTGCACGCCGCTGGCCCGCACGCAAGGCACGCTGCATGTGCTGGTGCTGTCGCCGCTGGCGCACACGCTGCCTCCCGCGCCGCCCCCGCAGGAGCCGGCCGGCCGGCCGCGCCGTGGCGGGCCGCTCGACTCGCCCGGCGGCAGGAGCGCAGCGCCATGA